In Selenomonas sp. TAMA-11512, a genomic segment contains:
- a CDS encoding GDSL-type esterase/lipase family protein produces the protein MKKFLLFSLLISIFTLASIYAVECMDLFALREKNIHVAFSNKGDLLLLTWERLPYPCIYRIESLSKSTGLVNGTSEYHSFGEVTTVNSSCELPAAPIPMVYRITAYGLLGRIMDTSVIVENPRDLHPISPVSVYTYSERSPASAMPFLVWHAVPGAVCYELEILSAPPKTEGGTTASAQSLLRTAEIFTNGYQADLRPVLKGEKDILYWRVRALDFNRQAIGEFSNAEPIYVDSKLPMPNKPLINNFDRLPKGDMPIYPVYQWIPLNGYQTYEVELLTEAPPTTVAANQKPSPNRLWAQKVTGAFSCYDEYPRPYAGKYYWRVRAVDADGNTIGSFSTVQRFDVPEQPSRILAAAFGDSITHGGGALSFSPMDLEYSFTSYLDFPTINLGRSGDTSRLSADRFEQDVLFFRPYNLLILTGSNSLRDPSISADEIIEDLKEIDRKCRENDIRPVFLTLMPIHPNNIAAAFHTDTDSRWREKLRRVNTYIKEQPYYIDLELYFYNDSNTILSPSFSVDGLHPDIRGKMLMAEIINLHQDQLRR, from the coding sequence ATGAAAAAGTTTCTGCTATTTTCCCTACTCATATCCATTTTCACTCTTGCTTCGATCTATGCAGTAGAGTGTATGGATCTCTTTGCTCTAAGAGAAAAAAACATCCATGTTGCTTTTTCCAATAAAGGAGATCTCCTCCTCTTGACCTGGGAGCGACTTCCCTACCCTTGCATTTATCGCATAGAATCCCTATCCAAGTCAACAGGGCTTGTCAATGGAACTTCAGAGTATCACTCTTTTGGTGAAGTGACAACTGTAAACTCTTCCTGTGAACTTCCGGCAGCGCCTATTCCTATGGTGTATCGCATTACAGCTTACGGTCTTTTAGGCCGCATTATGGATACCTCTGTTATCGTCGAAAATCCTCGAGATTTACACCCGATTTCTCCTGTCTCCGTCTACACATATTCGGAGCGGTCACCCGCCAGTGCGATGCCCTTCCTCGTCTGGCATGCCGTTCCCGGAGCCGTTTGCTATGAGCTGGAAATTCTATCGGCACCTCCAAAAACGGAAGGCGGTACTACAGCCTCTGCCCAATCCCTTCTCCGCACTGCAGAAATCTTTACCAATGGCTACCAAGCTGATTTGCGTCCTGTACTGAAGGGAGAAAAGGATATCCTCTATTGGCGTGTGCGCGCACTGGATTTTAATCGTCAAGCAATTGGGGAGTTTTCTAACGCAGAGCCTATCTATGTCGACTCAAAACTTCCCATGCCAAACAAGCCGCTCATTAATAACTTCGACCGACTCCCTAAGGGAGATATGCCGATCTACCCTGTTTATCAGTGGATTCCCCTTAACGGATATCAAACCTATGAAGTAGAGTTATTGACAGAAGCTCCGCCAACGACAGTTGCAGCAAACCAAAAGCCGTCACCAAATCGTCTTTGGGCGCAAAAGGTGACAGGCGCCTTTAGCTGCTATGATGAATATCCTCGCCCTTATGCCGGTAAGTACTATTGGCGTGTACGCGCCGTCGATGCGGACGGAAATACGATTGGCAGTTTTTCAACTGTACAGCGTTTTGATGTTCCCGAGCAACCTTCTCGCATCTTAGCTGCCGCATTTGGCGACTCCATTACGCATGGCGGCGGTGCGCTATCCTTCTCACCGATGGATCTTGAGTACAGCTTCACAAGCTATCTTGATTTTCCAACAATCAATCTCGGGCGCAGCGGCGATACCTCACGCCTCTCTGCCGATCGTTTCGAGCAGGACGTTCTCTTCTTTCGTCCTTACAATCTCCTGATTTTGACCGGCTCCAACAGTCTGCGTGATCCAAGTATTTCTGCGGATGAAATCATTGAAGACCTGAAAGAGATTGACAGAAAGTGCAGAGAAAACGACATACGCCCTGTATTCCTCACTCTCATGCCAATTCATCCGAACAACATTGCCGCCGCTTTTCACACGGATACCGATTCCCGTTGGCGGGAGAAACTGCGAAGAGTAAATACCTATATCAAGGAACAACCCTATTACATAGATCTCGAGCTATATTTTTACAACGATTCAAATACGATTCTGTCACCATCTTTTTCCGTCGATGGACTTCATCCGGACATTCGGGGCAAGATGCTTATGGCGGAAATTATCAACCTCCATCAGGATCAGTTGCGCAGATAA
- a CDS encoding M20/M25/M40 family metallo-hydrolase yields MTIILDSNRLISTFFSLVAIDNPSLQERAMADEMIRLFAELDIFLDEDNAGSRIGGTAGNLFGRIEGTGSLATSPPILLSGHLDSVNPAIGKKAILRDGTITSDETTVLGADDLAALTAIYEAIRYIKEQQLPHRPLELLFSTAEELYDLGIEQFDFSKLESKEAYIIDANGEIGSFIYQAPSIISFSFTIHGKAAHAGFAPEDGIHAIQIVAHAASKSRLGRITKDTTVNIGEIIGGTGANIIPASCTVKGEIRSYEHKEALSAFSRLETHFKTIAESAGATLESTRRIALTAYSTPLDTPVVARLQAAATDVGLSFIPKASFGGSDANQLAAHGIAGVVLSCGFQNAHSTKECITVDDLYKTTQLLIALITR; encoded by the coding sequence GTGACAATTATTTTGGACTCGAATCGTCTCATATCCACATTTTTCTCCCTTGTTGCTATCGACAATCCCTCACTCCAGGAACGAGCCATGGCTGATGAAATGATTCGTCTTTTTGCCGAACTTGACATTTTCCTTGATGAAGACAACGCCGGCAGCAGAATTGGCGGGACGGCGGGAAATCTATTCGGCCGTATCGAAGGCACAGGTTCTCTTGCGACCTCGCCACCCATTCTTCTATCAGGGCATCTTGATTCAGTTAATCCCGCCATCGGGAAAAAAGCAATTCTACGAGATGGAACCATCACGAGCGATGAAACAACCGTACTTGGAGCCGATGATCTTGCAGCATTAACGGCTATTTATGAGGCGATACGCTATATCAAAGAGCAGCAGCTTCCTCACCGTCCGCTGGAACTGCTTTTTTCCACAGCGGAAGAGCTTTATGACCTTGGCATCGAACAATTTGATTTTTCAAAGCTCGAATCAAAAGAGGCGTATATTATTGATGCTAATGGAGAAATCGGTTCATTTATTTATCAGGCCCCATCCATTATTTCCTTTTCTTTTACAATTCATGGAAAAGCGGCGCACGCAGGATTTGCTCCTGAGGATGGTATTCATGCAATACAAATTGTTGCCCATGCAGCATCCAAAAGTAGGCTTGGACGCATCACGAAAGATACGACTGTAAACATTGGAGAGATTATAGGAGGTACAGGGGCTAATATTATTCCCGCATCCTGCACTGTCAAAGGAGAGATACGAAGTTATGAGCACAAAGAGGCGCTCTCCGCATTCAGTCGATTGGAAACACATTTTAAAACAATTGCGGAGAGTGCAGGCGCCACATTAGAAAGTACGAGGCGCATTGCTCTGACTGCCTACAGCACCCCTCTTGATACCCCTGTTGTTGCTCGTCTCCAAGCAGCAGCAACGGATGTGGGACTTTCTTTCATTCCAAAAGCAAGCTTCGGCGGCAGTGATGCGAATCAGCTCGCTGCCCACGGCATTGCAGGCGTCGTCCTTTCCTGCGGGTTTCAGAATGCGCACTCCACAAAAGAATGCATCACTGTAGATGATCTATACAAAACGACCCAACTCCTTATTGCATTGATTACAAGATAA
- a CDS encoding LysR family transcriptional regulator, producing MELRQLEYFYMASRLKNITRAAERLRVSQPNITVAIKKLEAELGIQLFDRSQKQLSLTPEGTVFLSRIDLALRNIQDAVLEVNDYKQLQKGIIKIGIPPMIGAYLFPRIFSSFQRKYAHLDVYLYEEGSMIIREQLERNELDFGIVILSDASTALDTLPMTSSEIFVCLPENHPLANQSSLTFQDFENIDLIMLKEGSFLRHLILQQFQNVGISPNIVLESNQVETIKGLVAGGVGVAFLLDFIIADAPGIKKIPLADPIQVDVGLAWKRGRYVSTAAQAFIDFCQETLKKEKK from the coding sequence ATGGAACTTAGGCAGCTTGAATACTTTTATATGGCAAGTCGTTTGAAGAATATTACTCGTGCAGCGGAAAGATTACGTGTTTCTCAGCCCAATATTACCGTGGCCATAAAAAAGCTTGAGGCGGAGCTGGGCATTCAGCTCTTCGACCGAAGCCAAAAGCAGTTGTCCTTAACGCCTGAAGGAACTGTATTTCTTTCACGCATTGATTTAGCACTTCGCAATATTCAGGATGCCGTTCTCGAAGTAAATGACTATAAACAGCTTCAAAAGGGAATCATCAAAATCGGTATTCCGCCAATGATTGGAGCATATCTTTTTCCTCGTATTTTTTCAAGCTTTCAACGCAAATATGCACATCTTGATGTCTATCTCTACGAAGAGGGCTCTATGATCATCCGTGAGCAATTAGAACGCAATGAGCTGGATTTTGGTATCGTAATCCTATCAGACGCATCGACTGCACTCGATACATTGCCGATGACCTCCAGCGAGATCTTTGTCTGTCTCCCTGAAAATCATCCGTTAGCAAACCAAAGTTCGCTGACATTCCAAGATTTTGAAAATATAGATCTCATCATGTTGAAAGAAGGCTCTTTCTTACGACATCTCATCCTACAGCAATTCCAAAATGTCGGCATATCGCCTAATATTGTTCTTGAGTCAAATCAGGTTGAGACAATAAAGGGGCTTGTTGCGGGCGGCGTAGGCGTAGCTTTCCTATTAGACTTCATTATTGCGGATGCTCCGGGAATTAAGAAGATACCTCTGGCTGATCCAATTCAGGTTGACGTTGGTCTCGCTTGGAAACGTGGCCGATATGTATCAACGGCAGCACAAGCATTTATTGATTTCTGCCAGGAAACATTAAAAAAAGAAAAGAAGTAA
- a CDS encoding tRNA (cytidine(34)-2'-O)-methyltransferase: MHIVLVEPEIPGNTGNISRLCAAIGAELHLVKPLGFSIDDKHLKRAGLDYWHLVKVHVHESFVEMQKLYCGYSFYYCSTKAPYSYSEKAYTMDDVFVFGKETAGLPEHLLETYHEDCIRIPMIEEARSLNLSNAVAIIAYEALRQNDFPELCAAGSIV; the protein is encoded by the coding sequence GTGCATATCGTATTAGTAGAGCCGGAGATACCTGGAAATACAGGAAATATTTCAAGGTTATGTGCGGCCATAGGAGCGGAACTTCATCTTGTCAAACCACTGGGATTCTCTATCGATGACAAGCATCTAAAGAGAGCCGGACTTGATTATTGGCACCTCGTCAAAGTGCATGTTCATGAGAGTTTTGTCGAGATGCAGAAATTATATTGTGGATATAGCTTCTATTATTGCTCAACAAAAGCGCCTTATTCCTACAGCGAAAAGGCTTATACGATGGATGATGTATTTGTTTTTGGAAAAGAGACGGCAGGCCTTCCTGAGCATCTTTTGGAAACGTATCATGAGGACTGCATCCGTATTCCGATGATAGAGGAAGCGCGATCGCTGAATTTATCCAATGCGGTTGCTATCATTGCTTACGAGGCACTTCGACAAAATGATTTTCCGGAGCTTTGCGCAGCCGGGAGCATTGTGTAG
- a CDS encoding universal stress protein, giving the protein MASVKKILVPVDGSVNGCKAVDEALFIAEKCDAAVDFVYVASNINKDIPSHIVFDRIEEKIPAGMKTAKHVETGNIPKAILKVAETEGSDMIVMGSRGLGLFKGALIGSVSQKVVEESKIPVMVIK; this is encoded by the coding sequence ATGGCAAGTGTAAAGAAAATTCTAGTGCCAGTAGACGGATCTGTTAATGGATGCAAAGCTGTGGATGAAGCGCTTTTTATTGCTGAAAAGTGTGATGCGGCAGTGGATTTCGTGTACGTCGCCAGTAATATCAATAAGGACATCCCAAGCCATATTGTCTTTGACCGTATCGAAGAAAAGATTCCGGCCGGGATGAAAACTGCCAAACATGTTGAAACGGGAAATATTCCAAAGGCAATCCTAAAGGTCGCCGAGACAGAAGGCAGCGATATGATTGTTATGGGAAGCCGTGGTCTTGGACTCTTCAAAGGGGCGCTTATCGGCAGCGTCAGTCAAAAGGTTGTGGAGGAATCTAAGATTCCTGTTATGGTTATTAAGTAA
- the murB gene encoding UDP-N-acetylmuramate dehydrogenase, which produces MLTLLSRERFLQQEPMRNHTTFKIGGPADYLILPSSLEELTRVIEILKRYDVPHQVLGNGSNILVLDGGIRGGVIKFESAMAYMRREGKTITVGAGALLKDVAAFAADEELTGLEFACGIPGSVGGAVFMNAGAYEGETKDVVARVRAVTSDGKIVTYAGDALRFGYRKSIFQKTEEIIAEVDFVLRKGERKEILAKMEQLQVRRESRQPLEMPSAGSTFKRPTGHFAGTLIEETGLKGFSVGGAQISMKHAGFVVNKGDATAKDVLTLIEEVQKRVYNTKGVKLHPEVRIIGER; this is translated from the coding sequence ATGCTCACGCTTCTCTCCCGAGAACGCTTTCTACAACAGGAGCCAATGCGAAATCATACAACGTTCAAGATTGGCGGTCCTGCAGATTATTTGATTTTACCATCGTCGTTAGAGGAATTGACAAGAGTTATCGAGATCCTGAAAAGATATGATGTTCCGCATCAAGTGTTGGGGAACGGTTCGAATATTCTTGTGTTGGACGGGGGAATTCGAGGGGGTGTCATTAAGTTTGAAAGTGCAATGGCGTATATGCGACGAGAGGGTAAGACCATCACTGTCGGTGCAGGAGCTCTTCTCAAGGATGTTGCCGCCTTTGCCGCGGATGAAGAACTCACAGGTCTTGAGTTTGCCTGTGGAATACCCGGAAGCGTCGGTGGGGCTGTCTTTATGAATGCGGGTGCATATGAAGGCGAGACAAAGGATGTTGTTGCTCGTGTACGCGCCGTGACCAGCGATGGAAAGATCGTTACATATGCAGGAGATGCACTTCGCTTCGGTTATCGAAAGAGTATCTTCCAAAAAACAGAGGAAATCATTGCAGAAGTGGATTTTGTCCTTCGTAAAGGTGAACGGAAAGAAATCCTTGCAAAAATGGAGCAGCTTCAAGTGCGTCGTGAAAGCAGGCAGCCTCTTGAGATGCCAAGCGCGGGGAGCACGTTTAAGAGACCAACGGGGCACTTTGCAGGGACATTGATTGAGGAGACCGGATTAAAAGGATTTTCCGTCGGCGGGGCGCAAATATCGATGAAGCATGCGGGCTTTGTTGTCAATAAAGGCGATGCCACGGCAAAGGATGTACTTACTCTTATTGAAGAAGTGCAGAAGCGTGTCTACAATACAAAAGGTGTCAAGCTGCATCCGGAGGTTAGAATCATCGGAGAGCGATAA
- the ilvD gene encoding dihydroxy-acid dehydratase gives MRSDVVKKGATRCAHRSLFNAMGFGPEDLNKPLIGICNSFTEVIPGHIHLREIADAAKLGVAAAGGTALEFPAIGVCDGIAMGHTGMKYSLASRELIADSIEAVAMASGFDGLILIPNCDKVVPGMLMAAARLNIPSVVVSGGPMLAGRYQEHDISVSQSFEAAGKFAAGLIDEAEMTEIEAASCPSCGSCAGLFTANTMNSLSEVLGMALPGNGTIPAAYTGARRQLAKRAGHVILDLVKNDIKPLDILTQKAFENAITVDMGIGGSSNTVLHLTAIAHEAGITIPPTLFDEISRRTPYITKLSPAGTHHMQDLNEAGGISAVMKELSKKGILHMDALTVTGTIADRIKHAKITRPDVIHSVDTPYRKQGGIAMLHGNLAPNYAVVKASAVVEDMLVYKGTAKCFASEEEGVNAIMDGKIKNGDVVVIRYEGPKGGPGMQEMLNPTAVITGMGLKVALITDGRFSGASQGAAIGHISPEAMEGGPIALIEDGDIISIDIPNRKLELEVSDEELARRKKNWKQPEPKIKTGYLSRYARLTTSANTGAVLK, from the coding sequence ATGCGCAGTGATGTGGTCAAAAAAGGTGCAACTCGATGTGCACATCGTTCTTTATTTAATGCAATGGGATTTGGTCCGGAAGATCTTAATAAACCATTGATCGGCATTTGCAATTCATTCACAGAAGTCATTCCGGGACATATTCATCTTCGTGAAATTGCAGATGCGGCAAAGCTTGGTGTAGCAGCTGCAGGCGGAACAGCACTTGAATTTCCAGCAATTGGTGTTTGTGACGGGATTGCCATGGGGCATACAGGTATGAAGTACTCACTCGCAAGTCGTGAACTCATTGCTGATTCCATAGAGGCAGTTGCGATGGCCTCCGGTTTTGATGGTCTTATATTAATACCAAACTGTGATAAAGTTGTCCCGGGCATGCTTATGGCTGCCGCGCGTCTCAATATTCCCTCTGTTGTCGTCAGCGGGGGGCCGATGCTTGCGGGTCGTTATCAAGAACATGATATCAGCGTCAGTCAGTCCTTTGAGGCCGCGGGCAAGTTTGCTGCGGGGCTCATTGACGAGGCAGAGATGACAGAGATAGAGGCAGCATCCTGTCCAAGCTGTGGATCATGCGCAGGGCTTTTCACGGCAAATACAATGAACAGTCTGAGCGAAGTGCTTGGTATGGCGCTCCCGGGAAATGGCACCATTCCGGCTGCCTACACAGGGGCTCGTCGTCAGCTTGCAAAGCGTGCAGGACATGTCATTCTTGATCTTGTCAAGAACGACATCAAGCCGTTGGATATTTTGACGCAAAAAGCATTTGAAAACGCGATTACGGTCGATATGGGAATTGGCGGGTCTTCGAATACGGTTCTCCATCTTACAGCGATCGCACACGAGGCAGGTATTACAATTCCGCCTACACTTTTCGATGAGATCAGCCGCCGCACACCATATATTACAAAACTTAGCCCCGCCGGCACACACCACATGCAGGATCTCAATGAAGCAGGCGGTATCTCGGCAGTCATGAAGGAGCTGTCGAAGAAAGGTATCCTTCATATGGACGCGCTGACTGTTACGGGGACAATCGCTGACCGTATCAAGCATGCAAAAATTACACGTCCCGATGTCATTCATTCAGTCGATACACCCTATCGTAAACAGGGCGGAATTGCTATGCTGCATGGGAATTTGGCACCGAATTACGCCGTTGTCAAGGCCTCGGCTGTTGTGGAGGATATGCTTGTCTACAAGGGAACGGCAAAGTGTTTTGCCTCTGAAGAAGAGGGGGTTAATGCCATTATGGACGGCAAGATCAAGAATGGTGATGTTGTTGTAATTCGCTATGAGGGACCAAAGGGTGGACCCGGTATGCAGGAAATGCTGAATCCGACAGCTGTTATCACAGGAATGGGGCTTAAGGTCGCACTTATTACGGATGGACGTTTCAGCGGTGCAAGCCAGGGGGCTGCCATCGGTCATATCTCTCCGGAGGCGATGGAAGGCGGTCCGATTGCACTCATCGAAGATGGGGATATCATCTCCATTGACATTCCAAACCGAAAACTCGAATTGGAGGTCAGCGATGAGGAGCTTGCCCGACGCAAGAAAAATTGGAAGCAGCCGGAGCCCAAGATTAAGACGGGGTACCTTTCACGCTATGCGCGATTGACTACCTCGGCAAATACGGGGGCAGTCTTGAAGTAA
- a CDS encoding DNA translocase FtsK produces MDKGKKYELFGLLLVAVGLIGLCGMLDFNVGFIGLTFAKILHYFFGYGAWLAVALLLGGGVRGLFKHAFVSFTPRFWIIGFLMVSLLAILHHFVAPPDQEILPEVLPDGGGLLGGMVLFLVRKLFGLDGGIIVLSLVAVALILLSTNWSIAIGYLTTKRHAKKGIVKTKGVLEAVGQKAVILDEIVIEPLRDKLKNSFYNQDADKSFQEEPLFKRSDYDRVATSPTPEEKMALQESAESSVAVISTETSAAGESSMADLIIANRALVSQYRPQPDFSFSTRDKDGLTSVTDTAKNTALSASEGEDLSMTQTVSPKAAGTEDTIEKTSDVSDEVESPDRTQDISIDSSLIYDFDADVLAKDVLEEDTSASFTIDYGKRERGSTEDHSEDAPITEEVSDKRLQRMYGGADVSAVTAGTGLASAGTAITAAASANGLSMSMMGQGLKMNSLGEVVSENRAASGSIQEESVLEPLVNKPYELPSVAAILKKPVKRQNEQIAQEIAEKAKVLSRTLEDFKVKARIINACRGPAVTRYELEPAPGVKVSKITNLAEDIALSLAATAVRIEPIPGKAAIGIEVPNAELSGVRIREVLETGKFLEAESKLTVGLGIDIGGEIILADIGKMPHLLVAGSTGSGKSVCINTLITSILFKAKPDEVKFILIDPKMVELSNYNGIPHLMVPVVTDAKKAAAVLNWSVLEMEKRYTRFANEGVRDMARFNALHPEDKMPAVIIIIDELADLMMVAPHDVEDAIARLTAKARAAGIHLILATQRPSVDVITGTIKNNIPSRIAFAVSSLVDSRTILDAGGAEKLLGKGDMLFSPIGSNKATRVQGAFISDEEVEDLLDFIRGQGQPMEENEEIIAYAENAVAEDDVDESSDTDEEKVDELLGKALEIILNSQQASTSNVQRRLRIGYTRAARIIDTLEEMHIIGPAVGSKPREILMMADEAMAIVEGKLNS; encoded by the coding sequence ATGGACAAAGGGAAAAAATATGAACTCTTTGGACTCCTATTGGTTGCTGTGGGACTGATTGGTCTTTGCGGCATGCTGGATTTCAATGTGGGCTTCATCGGTCTTACCTTTGCAAAGATACTGCACTATTTCTTCGGTTATGGCGCTTGGCTTGCTGTGGCACTTCTCTTAGGCGGCGGTGTCAGAGGTCTGTTCAAACATGCGTTTGTGAGCTTCACACCGCGATTTTGGATCATTGGGTTTTTGATGGTATCTTTGCTTGCTATTCTGCATCACTTTGTCGCACCGCCGGATCAAGAGATACTGCCGGAGGTTCTGCCCGATGGCGGCGGACTTCTGGGTGGGATGGTACTTTTTCTTGTCCGCAAGCTCTTCGGTTTGGATGGCGGTATTATTGTACTATCACTGGTCGCTGTTGCTTTGATTCTCCTTTCGACGAATTGGTCAATTGCCATCGGCTATTTGACGACAAAGCGCCATGCAAAGAAGGGAATAGTCAAGACAAAGGGCGTGCTTGAGGCGGTAGGGCAGAAAGCCGTTATTCTCGATGAAATTGTGATCGAACCGCTTCGCGATAAACTGAAAAACTCTTTTTACAATCAAGATGCGGACAAATCCTTTCAGGAAGAACCGCTTTTTAAACGAAGCGATTATGATAGGGTGGCAACGAGTCCCACCCCCGAGGAAAAGATGGCTTTGCAAGAATCCGCTGAATCATCTGTCGCCGTAATTTCAACAGAGACAAGTGCGGCTGGGGAGTCTTCGATGGCAGATCTCATTATTGCCAACCGAGCACTTGTATCACAATATCGTCCGCAGCCCGACTTCTCCTTTTCCACGAGAGATAAGGATGGACTAACTTCCGTTACAGACACTGCAAAAAATACCGCTCTTTCTGCATCGGAAGGGGAAGATCTCAGCATGACACAGACAGTGTCGCCGAAAGCTGCCGGCACTGAAGATACGATAGAGAAAACGAGCGATGTATCTGATGAGGTGGAATCACCTGACAGGACACAAGATATCTCAATCGACAGCTCATTAATCTACGATTTTGATGCCGATGTGCTTGCGAAGGATGTCTTAGAAGAGGATACATCCGCTTCCTTTACGATTGACTACGGGAAGCGTGAAAGGGGAAGTACGGAAGATCATTCGGAGGATGCGCCGATTACAGAAGAAGTCAGCGATAAGCGTCTCCAAAGGATGTATGGTGGTGCCGATGTGAGTGCAGTGACTGCAGGTACAGGCCTTGCTTCCGCCGGTACGGCAATAACCGCTGCGGCGAGCGCAAACGGTCTTTCTATGTCTATGATGGGGCAAGGATTGAAGATGAACTCTCTCGGAGAGGTCGTTTCAGAAAATCGTGCAGCAAGTGGTTCTATACAAGAGGAGTCTGTGTTGGAACCTCTTGTCAATAAGCCATACGAACTGCCTTCTGTCGCCGCCATCCTAAAGAAACCGGTAAAGCGGCAGAACGAGCAGATTGCACAGGAGATTGCGGAAAAGGCGAAGGTTCTTTCACGTACACTGGAAGATTTCAAGGTAAAGGCTCGTATTATCAATGCCTGCCGCGGGCCTGCTGTCACACGCTACGAGCTGGAGCCTGCTCCTGGAGTGAAGGTCAGCAAGATTACAAACCTTGCGGAGGATATCGCTCTCAGTCTTGCTGCAACCGCTGTACGTATCGAGCCGATTCCGGGCAAGGCGGCGATTGGCATTGAGGTGCCGAATGCGGAGCTTTCCGGTGTGCGCATTCGAGAGGTGCTTGAAACAGGAAAATTCCTAGAAGCAGAATCTAAGCTAACCGTAGGTCTCGGCATCGATATAGGCGGAGAGATCATCCTTGCCGATATTGGAAAGATGCCGCACCTTCTTGTTGCCGGTTCAACGGGTTCCGGTAAATCCGTCTGTATTAATACACTGATCACGAGCATTCTCTTTAAGGCAAAACCCGATGAAGTCAAGTTTATTCTTATCGATCCGAAGATGGTCGAGCTATCGAATTATAATGGTATCCCGCATCTGATGGTGCCTGTTGTCACAGATGCAAAGAAAGCTGCTGCCGTCCTGAATTGGTCTGTGCTCGAGATGGAGAAGCGCTATACGCGCTTTGCCAATGAGGGTGTTCGAGATATGGCTAGATTCAATGCATTGCACCCGGAAGATAAAATGCCGGCGGTAATTATTATCATTGATGAGTTGGCGGATTTAATGATGGTCGCACCGCATGATGTTGAAGATGCTATCGCACGTTTGACTGCAAAGGCTCGAGCGGCAGGTATTCATCTGATTCTTGCTACACAGCGTCCATCCGTTGATGTCATTACGGGTACCATCAAGAATAATATTCCATCGAGAATAGCGTTTGCAGTCTCATCTCTGGTGGATTCGCGTACAATTCTTGATGCGGGAGGAGCGGAAAAGCTTTTAGGCAAGGGGGATATGCTTTTTTCTCCCATCGGATCAAATAAGGCAACACGCGTGCAGGGTGCCTTTATCAGCGATGAAGAGGTCGAGGATCTTCTTGACTTTATTCGCGGTCAGGGACAGCCGATGGAAGAAAATGAGGAAATTATCGCCTATGCAGAAAATGCCGTTGCAGAGGATGATGTCGATGAATCCTCCGATACCGATGAAGAAAAGGTCGATGAACTCTTAGGGAAAGCATTGGAGATTATCTTGAACTCCCAGCAGGCATCGACATCGAATGTGCAGCGTCGTCTGCGAATCGGTTATACGCGTGCTGCGCGCATCATTGATACACTTGAAGAAATGCACATCATTGGCCCCGCGGTCGGTAGCAAGCCACGTGAGATTTTGATGATGGCGGATGAGGCGATGGCAATTGTCGAAGGAAAACTAAATAGTTAA
- the cobO gene encoding cob(I)yrinic acid a,c-diamide adenosyltransferase, giving the protein MHMHGLTIVHTGDGKGKTTAALGLALRAWGNGLSVCILQFIKGKWKYGELKSIEVLQKIDDRIEIHPLGAGFSKRTPEKIEEHRKKANEALALAREEMHSQKWNILILDEINYAIDFGLLDEEDVIRLIEEKPSLLHLVLTGRNATKKVIEAADLVTRMEAVKHPFQQGIEAQIGIEF; this is encoded by the coding sequence ATACACATGCATGGATTGACGATCGTCCACACGGGAGACGGAAAAGGAAAAACGACAGCTGCATTAGGGCTTGCCCTGCGTGCATGGGGAAACGGTCTTTCTGTGTGCATCTTGCAGTTTATCAAAGGAAAATGGAAGTATGGTGAACTTAAATCCATTGAAGTGTTACAGAAAATAGATGACAGAATAGAAATTCATCCTTTAGGTGCGGGCTTTTCAAAAAGGACACCGGAAAAGATAGAAGAACACCGAAAAAAAGCAAATGAAGCATTGGCGCTTGCGCGTGAAGAAATGCATAGTCAAAAGTGGAATATTCTTATACTAGATGAGATTAACTATGCGATAGACTTCGGTTTGCTTGATGAAGAAGATGTCATACGCTTGATTGAAGAAAAACCGTCTTTACTGCATCTTGTGCTGACAGGGCGTAATGCTACAAAGAAAGTGATAGAAGCGGCTGATCTTGTCACTAGGATGGAGGCTGTAAAGCACCCTTTTCAGCAGGGCATAGAGGCGCAGATAGGAATCGAGTTTTGA